A section of the Nakamurella deserti genome encodes:
- a CDS encoding ABC transporter permease gives MSSSVKAPAPAPAAASGRSTPPLSARLLGRPEVGALLAAVAIYIFFFIVAPPFRDFTSFTTVLYASSQVGIVAVAVGLLMIGGEFDLSAGVAFITAALTASIISYQLSVNMWLGTAIALVFALAIGFLNGYLVQKTGIPSFLITLGTFFILQGANLAVTKAISGSVATQNVSDIDGFNSLKAIFAAEIPIGDAKLRITVVWWLVFVAIATWVLVRTKIGNWIFAVGGNAASARAVGVPVNKVKIGLFMLVGFLAWFYGQHRLYAFNTIQAGEGVGQEFIYIIAAVVGGTLMTGGYGSAIGTAIGAFIFGMVSQGIVYAGWDPNWFRTFLGVMLLLAVGVNLYVKKLSTTRRSS, from the coding sequence ATGAGTTCATCGGTGAAGGCGCCGGCCCCGGCGCCCGCTGCGGCCAGTGGCCGCTCGACGCCGCCGTTGTCGGCGCGTCTGTTGGGGCGTCCGGAGGTCGGCGCGTTGCTCGCGGCGGTCGCCATCTACATCTTCTTCTTCATCGTCGCCCCGCCGTTCCGCGACTTCACGTCGTTCACGACGGTGCTGTACGCCTCCTCGCAGGTGGGCATCGTGGCGGTGGCGGTGGGCCTGTTGATGATCGGCGGCGAGTTCGACCTGTCGGCCGGCGTCGCGTTCATCACCGCGGCGCTGACCGCGTCGATCATCAGCTACCAGTTGTCGGTCAACATGTGGTTGGGCACGGCGATCGCGTTGGTGTTCGCCCTGGCCATCGGGTTCCTCAACGGTTATCTGGTGCAGAAAACGGGGATCCCGTCGTTCCTGATCACGCTGGGCACGTTCTTCATCCTGCAGGGTGCCAACCTCGCGGTGACCAAGGCCATCTCGGGTTCGGTGGCCACCCAGAACGTGTCCGACATCGACGGGTTCAACTCGCTCAAGGCGATCTTCGCCGCCGAGATCCCGATCGGGGACGCGAAGCTGCGGATCACCGTGGTGTGGTGGCTGGTCTTCGTCGCGATCGCCACCTGGGTGCTGGTGCGCACCAAGATCGGCAACTGGATCTTCGCCGTCGGCGGCAACGCCGCGTCCGCCCGGGCGGTGGGTGTGCCGGTGAACAAGGTCAAGATCGGCCTGTTCATGCTGGTCGGATTCCTGGCCTGGTTCTACGGCCAGCACCGGTTGTACGCGTTCAACACGATCCAGGCCGGTGAGGGCGTGGGTCAGGAGTTCATCTACATCATCGCCGCGGTGGTCGGTGGCACGCTGATGACCGGTGGCTACGGCTCCGCGATCGGCACCGCGATCGGCGCGTTCATCTTCGGCATGGTGAGCCAGGGCATCGTCTACGCCGGCTGGGACCCGAACTGGTTCCGCACGTTCCTGGGGGTCATGCTGCTGCTGGCCGTCGGCGTGAACCTCTACGTGAAGAAGCTGTCCACGACTCGAAGGAGTTCCTGA
- a CDS encoding LacI family DNA-binding transcriptional regulator, whose product MPHPYPVREIARQAGLSEATVDRVLNHRPGVRASTAALVGQAIADLDRQASQLRMNGRTFLVDVVVQAPDRFSAEVRAALEAELPSLRPAAVRARFDFRERARPVEMVKVLDDIGHRGSAGVILKAPDVPEIAAAVDSLARRGIPVVTLVTDLPLSRRVAYVGIDNRAAGSTAAYLVDRLLGERPGAVLMALSRSVFRGEEEREIGFRATMRRRAAGRVLVEQTDTDGLDGTVRESTLRTLERHPEIYAVYSIGGGNRAVLDAFEVAGRPCRVFVGHDLDRDNLALLREEKLTAVLHHDLRYDLRLACHTIMQAHGAIDGPITSVRSPVHVVTPYNLPAV is encoded by the coding sequence GTGCCCCACCCGTACCCGGTCCGCGAGATCGCCCGGCAGGCCGGCCTGAGCGAGGCGACCGTCGACCGGGTCCTCAACCACCGCCCCGGAGTCCGCGCCAGCACCGCCGCCCTCGTCGGTCAGGCGATCGCCGACCTCGACCGGCAGGCGTCCCAACTGCGAATGAACGGCCGGACCTTCCTGGTGGACGTGGTCGTCCAGGCCCCGGACCGTTTCTCCGCCGAGGTCCGCGCCGCCCTGGAGGCGGAACTGCCGTCGTTGCGGCCGGCCGCGGTGCGGGCCAGGTTCGACTTCCGGGAGAGGGCCCGGCCGGTCGAGATGGTCAAGGTCCTCGACGACATCGGGCACCGCGGCTCGGCCGGGGTCATCCTCAAGGCTCCCGACGTCCCCGAGATCGCCGCCGCGGTCGACAGTCTCGCGCGACGCGGCATCCCGGTCGTCACCCTCGTCACCGATCTGCCGCTGAGCCGCCGGGTGGCCTACGTCGGCATCGACAACCGCGCCGCCGGGTCGACGGCGGCCTACCTGGTGGACCGGCTGCTCGGGGAGCGTCCCGGCGCGGTGCTGATGGCGTTGAGCCGCAGCGTCTTCCGCGGCGAGGAGGAACGCGAGATCGGGTTCCGCGCCACCATGCGCCGCCGCGCCGCCGGCCGGGTCCTGGTCGAACAGACCGACACCGACGGGCTGGACGGCACCGTCCGGGAGTCGACGTTGCGGACCCTGGAGCGTCACCCGGAGATCTACGCGGTCTACTCGATCGGCGGCGGGAACCGGGCGGTCCTCGACGCGTTCGAGGTCGCCGGCCGGCCGTGCCGGGTGTTCGTCGGCCACGACCTCGACCGTGACAACCTGGCGCTGCTGCGCGAGGAGAAGCTCACCGCCGTCCTGCACCACGACCTGCGCTACGACCTGCGGCTGGCCTGCCACACGATCATGCAGGCCCACGGCGCCATCGACGGGCCGATCACGTCCGTCCGGTCACCCGTGCACGTCGTCACGCCGTACAACCTGCCGGCGGTGTGA
- a CDS encoding Y-family DNA polymerase translates to MSRGPLLHADADAFFASVVMRGRPDLAARPLAVVTMIIVASPNYLARALGVRSGMLATEAVRRCPELVLVDVPHAEVEEVGDALFDLFHEVADAVEPGSIEEAFLDTSHLSWNDAVERARKLRRRAAAELGIPVTVGVGRTKLMAKLASRAGKPDGLFVIGVDEEEAVRADLLLTDIWGVGPTTTRRLSALGIRRLTDLDDVPRPQLRQLCGTTMAGRLWRLRDGTDDAEVRPLRRRASFSSEGSVAGYGRPDWTPEQLLETCVARVCHRVERAGLAGAHLALILRGEDGHPAPVRRSAVEEATTRPDVWLPVARDLLRREPVPPLSRLGVTLAGLVPADQVQGALF, encoded by the coding sequence ATGAGCCGCGGCCCGCTGTTGCATGCCGACGCCGACGCGTTCTTCGCATCGGTGGTCATGCGCGGCCGCCCCGACCTCGCGGCCCGGCCGCTGGCGGTGGTCACCATGATCATCGTGGCGAGCCCGAACTACCTGGCCCGCGCCCTCGGCGTGCGCAGCGGCATGCTCGCCACGGAGGCGGTCCGGCGGTGCCCCGAGCTGGTGCTGGTCGACGTCCCGCACGCCGAGGTCGAGGAGGTGGGAGACGCCCTGTTCGACCTGTTCCACGAGGTGGCCGACGCCGTCGAACCCGGCTCCATCGAGGAGGCGTTCCTGGACACCTCGCATCTGAGCTGGAACGACGCCGTGGAGCGGGCGCGTAAGCTGCGCCGGCGCGCTGCGGCCGAGCTCGGCATCCCGGTGACCGTCGGGGTCGGGCGAACCAAGCTGATGGCCAAGCTCGCCTCCCGGGCCGGAAAGCCCGACGGCCTGTTCGTCATCGGGGTCGACGAGGAGGAGGCGGTCCGCGCCGACCTGCTGCTGACCGACATCTGGGGGGTCGGACCCACGACCACCCGGCGGCTGTCCGCACTGGGTATCCGGCGCCTGACCGACCTCGACGACGTGCCGCGTCCGCAGCTGCGGCAGCTGTGTGGCACCACGATGGCGGGCCGGCTGTGGCGCCTGCGGGACGGCACCGACGACGCCGAGGTCAGGCCGTTGCGGCGGCGGGCGTCGTTCAGTTCCGAAGGGTCGGTCGCCGGCTACGGCCGGCCCGACTGGACACCCGAGCAACTGCTGGAGACGTGCGTCGCCCGCGTCTGTCACCGGGTGGAACGCGCCGGGCTGGCCGGTGCCCACCTCGCACTGATCCTGCGAGGCGAGGACGGGCATCCGGCCCCGGTGCGGCGCAGCGCCGTCGAGGAGGCGACCACCCGTCCGGACGTCTGGCTGCCGGTGGCGCGCGACCTGCTCCGGCGGGAGCCGGTCCCGCCGCTGTCGCGGCTGGGCGTCACCCTGGCCGGGCTGGTGCCGGCCGACCAGGTGCAGGGCGCGCTGTTCTGA
- a CDS encoding Gfo/Idh/MocA family protein codes for MSDDLRVAVLGVGMMGSFHASTLSTAVKGATVTVINDFSAGTAAKVSAGIPGSRVVADPFEAINADDVDAVVIATPGAAHEEQVLACLERGIPVLCEKPLTTGIDTAYRIVQREAELGRQLIQLGFMRRFDTEYAELRALIADGGLGAPLMVHCTHRNPDVPPHFNSEFMIRDSVVHEVDVVRFLLDTEITAITVHKGLATSRAPEGVNDPMLVVFETSTGAVATDEIYVRTGVAYEVRTEVVGETGSALIGLDQNLVRTTTDGRWGGTLTPGFVQRFGAAYHAELQRWVNAARNGTIDGPGAWDGYAAVAVCEAGVEAVRTGQRVEVRMSPRP; via the coding sequence GTGTCCGATGATCTGCGCGTCGCCGTCCTGGGCGTCGGCATGATGGGCTCGTTCCACGCCAGCACGCTGTCCACCGCCGTCAAGGGCGCCACCGTCACGGTGATCAACGACTTCTCCGCCGGCACCGCGGCGAAGGTCTCGGCCGGCATCCCGGGGTCGCGGGTCGTCGCCGACCCGTTCGAGGCGATCAACGCCGACGACGTCGACGCCGTGGTCATCGCCACCCCCGGTGCGGCCCACGAGGAGCAGGTGCTGGCCTGCCTCGAGCGGGGCATCCCGGTGCTCTGCGAGAAGCCGCTGACCACCGGCATCGACACCGCGTACCGGATCGTGCAGCGGGAGGCCGAGCTCGGCCGGCAGCTCATCCAGCTCGGCTTCATGCGCCGCTTCGACACCGAGTACGCCGAGCTGCGGGCCCTCATCGCCGACGGTGGCCTGGGCGCGCCGCTGATGGTGCACTGCACGCACCGCAACCCCGACGTGCCGCCGCACTTCAACTCCGAGTTCATGATCCGCGACTCGGTGGTGCACGAGGTGGACGTGGTCCGGTTCCTGCTGGACACGGAGATAACGGCGATCACCGTCCACAAGGGGCTCGCGACCTCACGCGCCCCGGAGGGCGTCAACGACCCGATGCTGGTGGTCTTCGAGACCAGCACCGGGGCGGTGGCCACCGACGAGATCTACGTCCGGACCGGCGTCGCCTACGAGGTGCGCACCGAGGTGGTCGGTGAGACCGGCTCCGCGCTCATCGGTCTCGACCAGAACCTGGTCCGCACCACCACCGACGGTCGCTGGGGCGGCACTCTCACCCCCGGCTTCGTGCAGCGCTTCGGAGCGGCCTACCACGCCGAGCTGCAGCGCTGGGTGAACGCGGCCCGCAACGGCACCATCGACGGCCCTGGAGCCTGGGACGGCTACGCCGCCGTCGCGGTGTGCGAGGCCGGCGTCGAGGCCGTGCGCACCGGGCAGCGCGTCGAGGTGCGGATGTCCCCGCGTCCCTGA
- the fdhA gene encoding formaldehyde dehydrogenase, glutathione-independent gives MPNNRAVTYQGPLKVEVDPIAYPEFELKDGPGVNPANVGRKIPHGAILKVVTTNICGSDQHMVRGRTTAPEGLVLGHEITGEVVEVGPGVEFVKVGDLCSVPFNISCGRCKNCKEGKTGICLNVNPDRPGSAYGYVDMGGWVGGQAEYVLVPYADWNLLVFPDYDQAMEKITDLTMLSDIFPTGFHGAYTAGVKTGSSVYVAGAGPVGIAAAVSAQLLGAGVVIVGDLNEERLAQARVLGCETVDVTKGDPRDQIEQLLGTPEVDCGVDAVGFEAHGHGGDAGNEAPATVLNSLMDIVAAGGSLGIPGLYVTGDPGAADDAAKVGSLSIRLGLGWAKSHSFYTGQCPVMKYNNGLMKAILHDKVHIGDAVNATVISLEDAPKGYAEFDSGVARKYVIDPHGVTGRIVAA, from the coding sequence ATGCCGAACAACCGCGCCGTCACGTACCAGGGCCCACTGAAGGTCGAGGTCGACCCGATCGCCTATCCCGAGTTCGAGCTCAAGGACGGCCCCGGGGTCAACCCCGCGAACGTCGGTCGCAAGATCCCGCACGGCGCGATCCTCAAGGTGGTGACAACGAACATCTGCGGGTCCGACCAGCACATGGTGCGCGGCCGCACCACGGCGCCGGAGGGGCTCGTCCTCGGCCACGAGATCACCGGTGAGGTCGTCGAGGTCGGTCCCGGAGTCGAGTTCGTCAAGGTCGGCGACCTGTGTTCGGTGCCTTTCAACATCTCCTGCGGCCGTTGCAAGAACTGCAAGGAGGGCAAGACCGGCATCTGCCTCAACGTCAACCCCGACCGTCCCGGCTCGGCCTACGGCTACGTGGACATGGGCGGCTGGGTGGGTGGACAGGCCGAGTACGTCCTCGTGCCCTACGCCGACTGGAACCTGCTGGTGTTCCCCGACTACGACCAGGCGATGGAGAAGATCACCGATCTGACCATGCTGTCGGACATCTTCCCGACCGGCTTCCACGGGGCCTACACGGCCGGGGTGAAGACCGGGTCCAGCGTGTACGTGGCCGGGGCCGGACCGGTGGGCATCGCCGCCGCGGTCTCGGCGCAGCTGCTCGGGGCGGGCGTGGTGATCGTCGGTGATCTCAACGAGGAGCGGCTCGCGCAGGCACGCGTGCTCGGCTGCGAGACCGTCGACGTCACCAAGGGCGATCCGCGCGACCAGATCGAGCAGCTCCTGGGCACCCCCGAGGTCGACTGCGGGGTGGACGCCGTCGGTTTCGAGGCCCATGGGCACGGCGGGGACGCGGGCAACGAGGCGCCGGCCACCGTGCTCAACTCGCTCATGGACATCGTCGCGGCGGGCGGCTCGCTGGGCATCCCCGGTCTGTACGTCACCGGTGACCCCGGCGCGGCCGACGACGCCGCCAAGGTCGGGTCGCTCTCGATCCGGCTCGGGCTCGGCTGGGCGAAGTCCCACTCGTTCTACACCGGCCAGTGCCCGGTGATGAAGTACAACAACGGGCTGATGAAGGCCATCCTGCACGACAAGGTGCACATCGGAGATGCGGTGAACGCCACCGTGATCAGCCTCGAGGACGCCCCCAAGGGCTACGCGGAGTTCGACTCCGGCGTCGCGCGCAAGTACGTCATCGATCCGCACGGGGTGACCGGCAGGATCGTCGCCGCCTGA
- a CDS encoding VOC family protein, producing MPLRFVSVTLDAPDPARRAAFWAASLGRAVIPDDGFRLPGDPTQVGLRFVDGRSGHPAPSASTCR from the coding sequence ATGCCGTTGCGCTTCGTCTCCGTCACCCTCGACGCCCCGGATCCGGCGCGCCGGGCGGCGTTCTGGGCCGCTTCGCTCGGCCGGGCCGTGATCCCCGACGACGGGTTCCGGCTACCCGGGGACCCGACCCAGGTCGGGCTCCGGTTCGTCGACGGCCGTTCCGGACACCCGGCGCCGAGCGCGTCCACCTGCAGGTGA
- a CDS encoding SDR family NAD(P)-dependent oxidoreductase yields the protein MNTVTTGFEGRTVLVTGGTSGIGLATAQRFAAAGAFVVVTGRRREAVDRAVETLGGSGLGVQADAASPADLDRVFAAVRARGRGLDVVVANAGGGSFASLAETTQEHVDETFGTNVDGVLFTVQKALPLLSAGASVIVTGSTAAPGGMPAFGAYAATKAALHSFVRTWAVELAPRGIRVNAVVPGPTATPGLSELAPDAAAAQALREQLAATVPLGRLIEPAEIAGTILFLASEAAGMITGSELLVDGGQTAAA from the coding sequence ATGAACACAGTGACAACAGGTTTCGAGGGCCGTACCGTTCTGGTGACCGGCGGGACGAGCGGTATCGGACTCGCCACCGCCCAGCGGTTCGCCGCCGCGGGGGCGTTCGTCGTGGTGACCGGGCGTCGTCGGGAGGCCGTGGACCGGGCCGTCGAAACGCTCGGTGGATCCGGGCTCGGGGTGCAGGCCGACGCCGCGTCGCCGGCCGACCTCGACCGGGTCTTCGCCGCCGTCCGGGCGCGCGGGCGGGGACTCGATGTCGTGGTCGCCAACGCCGGAGGTGGGTCGTTCGCGTCGCTGGCCGAGACCACGCAGGAACACGTCGACGAGACCTTCGGGACCAACGTCGACGGGGTGCTGTTCACCGTGCAGAAGGCCCTGCCGCTGCTGTCCGCGGGAGCGTCGGTGATCGTCACCGGCTCGACGGCCGCTCCGGGTGGCATGCCCGCGTTCGGCGCCTATGCCGCGACGAAGGCGGCGCTGCACTCGTTCGTCCGGACCTGGGCGGTCGAGCTCGCGCCGCGCGGGATCCGGGTCAACGCCGTGGTGCCGGGGCCGACGGCGACGCCCGGGCTGTCGGAGCTGGCGCCGGACGCCGCCGCGGCCCAGGCGCTGCGGGAGCAGCTGGCGGCCACCGTGCCGCTCGGCCGGCTCATCGAGCCCGCCGAGATCGCCGGGACGATCCTGTTCCTGGCTTCGGAGGCCGCGGGGATGATCACCGGCAGCGAGCTGCTCGTCGACGGCGGGCAGACCGCGGCCGCCTGA
- a CDS encoding phytanoyl-CoA dioxygenase family protein, which produces MTASAVSTASGTTRWLTAADCSLDDFVAVVDQQTELADYPYADAVEQKVLIYGEKLRAAVGSVEGRRDVQAELMRALTDGPGIVVFKAAFGDLSVVDRATDAFHAQIAAEKAAGTAKGDHFGKPGANDRVWGALDKLAVAEPAIFAEYYANDVIALISEAWLGPGYQVTSQINVVNPGGQAQTAHRDYHLGFMDAAAAARFPAQVHRLSPALTLQGAVAHCDMPIETGPTLYLPYSHRYEPGYLAFHLPEFTAYFLQHYTQLPLAKGDAAFFNPALFHGAGTNVSADVRRMANLLQVSSPFGRAMESVDRVAMCRALFPVLLEARRRGVARTALDNVIAASAEGYAFPTNLDRDQPIGGMAPQTQADLVRQAVAEEWAPDAFAAALEAHTTRTQPFPG; this is translated from the coding sequence ATGACGGCATCCGCTGTGTCCACCGCATCCGGCACCACCCGCTGGCTCACCGCCGCCGACTGCTCCCTCGACGACTTCGTCGCGGTCGTCGACCAGCAGACCGAGCTCGCCGACTACCCCTACGCCGATGCCGTCGAGCAGAAGGTGCTGATCTACGGCGAGAAGCTGCGGGCGGCCGTCGGTTCCGTCGAGGGCCGCCGCGACGTCCAGGCCGAACTGATGCGCGCCCTCACCGACGGCCCGGGCATCGTGGTGTTCAAGGCGGCCTTCGGTGACCTGTCGGTCGTCGACCGCGCCACCGACGCGTTCCACGCCCAGATCGCCGCCGAGAAGGCCGCCGGTACCGCCAAGGGCGACCACTTCGGCAAGCCGGGTGCCAACGACCGGGTGTGGGGCGCACTGGACAAACTGGCCGTCGCCGAGCCGGCGATCTTCGCCGAGTACTACGCCAACGACGTCATCGCGCTGATCAGCGAGGCCTGGCTCGGGCCGGGATACCAGGTCACCTCGCAGATCAACGTGGTCAACCCCGGCGGCCAGGCCCAGACCGCCCACCGCGACTACCACCTGGGTTTCATGGACGCCGCCGCGGCGGCCCGGTTCCCGGCGCAGGTGCACCGGCTGTCGCCGGCGCTGACCCTGCAGGGCGCGGTCGCCCACTGCGACATGCCGATCGAGACCGGCCCGACCCTGTACCTGCCGTACTCCCACCGGTACGAGCCCGGCTACCTGGCGTTCCACCTGCCCGAGTTCACCGCGTACTTCCTGCAGCACTACACGCAACTGCCGCTGGCCAAGGGCGACGCGGCCTTCTTCAACCCCGCGCTGTTCCACGGTGCCGGTACCAACGTGTCGGCCGACGTCCGCCGGATGGCCAACCTGCTGCAGGTGTCGTCGCCGTTCGGCCGGGCGATGGAGTCCGTCGACCGGGTCGCCATGTGCCGGGCGCTGTTCCCGGTGCTGCTGGAGGCCAGGCGCCGCGGCGTCGCCCGGACGGCACTGGACAACGTGATCGCCGCCTCCGCGGAGGGCTACGCCTTCCCGACCAACCTCGACCGCGACCAGCCCATCGGCGGCATGGCCCCGCAGACCCAGGCCGACCTGGTCCGGCAGGCCGTGGCCGAGGAGTGGGCACCGGACGCCTTCGCCGCGGCGCTGGAGGCACACACGACCAGGACGCAGCCCTTCCCGGGTTGA
- a CDS encoding 3-oxoacyl-ACP reductase family protein: MTTADSSVDKGSVSAVVGDKLSGRVALVTGGTRGIGAAICGSLAAQGAAIAAGFSGNVTKAEGFLADFQGRFGTAVTIHQGNVASADDCRRVVAEVIEQHGRLDILVNNAGITIDKTILKLTDDDWHKVLDVNLSGAFFLSQAALAHMVERGSGRIINVSSVIGEMGNIGQANYAASKSGLFGLTKTFAREAAFLLERAGKLSDDSVGITVNTVTPGYTATEMVAAVPEKVLDKITAQIPLRRLGRPEEIARIVHFLAADASSYITGQVWAVNGGMDM, encoded by the coding sequence ATGACCACCGCCGACAGTTCCGTCGACAAGGGATCCGTCAGTGCGGTGGTGGGCGACAAGCTCTCCGGACGCGTCGCTCTCGTCACCGGCGGCACCCGGGGCATCGGGGCCGCGATCTGCGGCAGCCTGGCGGCGCAGGGCGCGGCCATCGCGGCCGGGTTCAGCGGCAACGTGACCAAGGCCGAGGGTTTCCTGGCCGACTTCCAGGGCCGTTTCGGCACCGCGGTGACCATCCACCAGGGCAACGTCGCCTCCGCCGACGACTGCCGTCGGGTGGTGGCGGAGGTGATCGAACAGCACGGGCGGCTGGACATCCTGGTCAACAACGCCGGCATCACGATCGACAAGACCATCCTCAAGCTCACCGACGACGACTGGCACAAGGTGCTCGACGTCAACCTGTCCGGAGCGTTCTTCCTGTCGCAGGCGGCGCTCGCGCACATGGTGGAGCGGGGGAGCGGTCGGATCATCAACGTCTCGTCGGTCATCGGCGAGATGGGCAACATCGGGCAGGCCAACTACGCCGCGTCCAAGTCCGGCCTGTTCGGCCTGACCAAGACGTTCGCGCGGGAGGCCGCGTTCCTGCTGGAGCGCGCCGGCAAGCTCTCCGACGACAGTGTCGGCATCACCGTCAACACGGTCACCCCCGGGTACACGGCCACCGAGATGGTCGCGGCGGTCCCCGAGAAGGTGCTGGACAAGATCACGGCGCAGATCCCGCTGCGACGCCTCGGCCGGCCCGAGGAGATCGCCCGGATCGTGCACTTCCTGGCCGCGGACGCCTCCTCGTACATCACCGGACAGGTCTGGGCCGTGAACGGCGGCATGGACATGTAG
- a CDS encoding ATP-binding cassette domain-containing protein: protein MTDTLAEHADSSLVKGTPLIEMQDIGKYYGAVRALRGINLRVNAGEVTCVLGDNGAGKSTLIKIMSGLHPHSEGSLKVDGQDVKFGSPREALDHGIATVYQDLAVVSLMEVWRNFFLGSELKAGNYPGAPLKIKEMREIADAELQKMGIVVKDINQPIGTLSGGQRQCVAIARAVYFGARVLILDEPTAALGVKQSGVVLKYTAAARDAGLGVVFITHNPHHAYLVGNHFAILKLGQCVLDKKRTEVSLEELTAEMAGGQELAELAHELAR, encoded by the coding sequence ATGACGGACACCCTCGCCGAACACGCGGATTCCTCGCTGGTCAAGGGCACGCCCCTGATCGAGATGCAGGACATCGGTAAGTACTACGGAGCGGTGCGCGCGCTGCGCGGGATCAACCTGCGGGTCAACGCCGGTGAGGTCACCTGCGTGCTGGGCGACAACGGCGCCGGCAAGTCGACCCTCATCAAGATCATGTCGGGGCTGCACCCGCATTCCGAGGGCTCGCTGAAGGTCGACGGCCAGGACGTGAAGTTCGGGTCCCCGCGGGAGGCCCTGGACCACGGCATCGCCACCGTCTACCAGGACCTCGCGGTGGTCAGCCTGATGGAGGTGTGGCGCAACTTCTTCCTCGGTTCGGAGCTCAAGGCGGGCAACTACCCGGGCGCTCCGCTGAAGATCAAGGAGATGCGCGAGATCGCCGACGCCGAGCTGCAGAAGATGGGCATCGTCGTCAAGGACATCAACCAGCCCATCGGCACCCTGTCCGGTGGTCAGCGGCAGTGTGTCGCGATCGCGCGCGCGGTGTACTTCGGCGCCCGGGTGCTGATCCTGGACGAGCCCACCGCCGCACTCGGTGTCAAACAGTCCGGTGTGGTGCTCAAGTACACCGCCGCCGCCCGCGACGCCGGCCTCGGGGTCGTGTTCATCACCCACAACCCGCACCACGCCTACCTGGTCGGGAACCACTTCGCCATCCTCAAGCTCGGCCAGTGCGTGTTGGACAAGAAGCGCACCGAGGTCTCGCTGGAGGAGCTCACCGCCGAGATGGCCGGTGGGCAGGAACTCGCCGAACTGGCGCACGAACTCGCGCGCTGA
- a CDS encoding substrate-binding domain-containing protein, whose protein sequence is MKLSRSRKGLRVAAATVAAVALAVSGCSSSGGAQETSSSQQAGGSGGAVNQGPKAYTIAVITHETPGDTFWDKIKAGVNSAASNHGITIKYSNDPTAAGQATLIQNAVDSKVDAIATTLVTPDALAPAVKAATDAGIPVVGFNSGIDQYKDLGALMYFGSDEALAGQAAGERATEAGAKKVLCIIQAEGSVALETRCAGVAQGAPGTENLQVNGADLSSVTSTITAKLQQDPTIDYVITLGAPIALAAIQAKDGAGSSAKVGTFDLNADAAQAIKDGNLEFSIDQQPYLQGYEAVDSLWLYLTNRNDLGGGKAVLTGPSFVDKTNIEAISSYADAGTR, encoded by the coding sequence ATGAAGCTCAGTCGATCTCGGAAGGGCCTGCGCGTCGCGGCCGCCACCGTGGCAGCCGTCGCGCTGGCCGTCTCGGGCTGCAGCAGCTCCGGTGGCGCCCAGGAGACCTCCTCCTCGCAGCAGGCCGGCGGCTCCGGCGGCGCGGTCAACCAGGGCCCCAAGGCCTACACGATCGCCGTCATCACCCACGAGACCCCGGGTGACACCTTCTGGGACAAGATCAAGGCGGGCGTGAACTCCGCGGCCTCGAACCACGGCATCACGATCAAGTACTCCAACGACCCGACCGCGGCCGGTCAGGCCACGCTGATCCAGAACGCCGTGGACTCCAAGGTCGACGCGATCGCCACCACGCTGGTCACCCCGGACGCGCTGGCCCCCGCGGTCAAGGCCGCCACCGACGCCGGCATCCCGGTCGTCGGCTTCAACTCCGGCATCGACCAGTACAAGGACCTCGGCGCACTGATGTACTTCGGCTCCGACGAGGCGCTGGCCGGACAGGCCGCGGGCGAGCGGGCCACTGAGGCCGGGGCCAAGAAGGTCCTGTGCATCATCCAGGCCGAGGGTTCGGTCGCGCTGGAGACCCGGTGCGCCGGTGTCGCCCAGGGCGCCCCGGGCACCGAGAACCTCCAGGTGAACGGCGCCGACCTGTCGTCGGTGACCTCGACCATCACCGCCAAGCTGCAGCAGGACCCGACGATCGACTACGTCATCACCCTGGGCGCCCCGATCGCGCTGGCCGCGATCCAGGCCAAGGACGGCGCCGGTTCCAGCGCCAAGGTCGGCACCTTCGACCTGAACGCCGATGCCGCGCAGGCCATCAAGGACGGCAACCTGGAGTTCTCCATCGACCAGCAGCCGTACCTGCAGGGCTACGAGGCCGTCGACTCCCTGTGGCTGTACCTGACCAACCGCAACGATCTCGGCGGTGGCAAGGCCGTCCTGACGGGTCCGTCCTTCGTGGACAAGACCAACATCGAAGCCATCTCCTCCTACGCGGACGCCGGCACCCGCTGA